In Gammaproteobacteria bacterium, one genomic interval encodes:
- a CDS encoding sulfotransferase domain-containing protein, with protein sequence MHGGPSFLGIGAQKAGTTWLHGMLQLHPGVGMPAVKEVHYWDVKHPKGVPVEEYEALFAPLDQPVRGEITPGYAILPPETIAVIYRRYPSLRLLLTLRNPLERAWSNAKMYLVLKGIVADESQVDSVGDDWYIEHFRSDLSLRRGDYETCLRNWLGCFPREQLLLSFYDDLLEDPRGFLARSCGHIGVGASPYADMEEDVLRRRVGTTAHPAIRPSLLQELRGLYADKIASLSDYLGRDLSRLWMDGVA encoded by the coding sequence ATGCACGGCGGGCCCAGCTTCCTCGGCATCGGCGCCCAAAAGGCCGGCACCACTTGGCTGCATGGGATGCTGCAGCTGCATCCCGGCGTGGGCATGCCGGCGGTGAAGGAGGTCCACTACTGGGACGTGAAGCACCCGAAGGGTGTGCCGGTTGAGGAATATGAGGCCTTATTCGCCCCCCTCGATCAGCCAGTACGGGGCGAGATCACGCCGGGCTACGCCATCCTGCCGCCGGAGACTATCGCCGTCATCTACCGGCGTTATCCCTCACTGCGTCTGCTGCTGACCCTGCGCAATCCGCTGGAACGGGCCTGGTCCAACGCCAAGATGTATCTCGTGCTCAAGGGGATCGTGGCGGACGAAAGCCAAGTGGACAGTGTCGGCGACGACTGGTACATCGAGCACTTCCGTTCCGACCTCTCGCTACGCCGGGGCGACTACGAGACCTGCCTGCGCAACTGGCTCGGCTGCTTTCCCCGGGAGCAGCTCCTGCTCTCCTTCTATGACGATCTGCTGGAAGACCCGCGCGGCTTCCTCGCCCGCAGCTGCGGGCACATCGGAGTCGGTGCCTCTCCTTACGCGGACATGGAGGAGGATGTGCTGCGCCGGCGGGTGGGCACCACGGCCCATCCCGCGATACGCCCCTCACTGCTGCAGGAGCTGCGAGGGCTCTACGCGGACAAGATTGCTTCCCTCTCCGACTACCTCGGTCGGGACCTCAGCAGGCTCTGGATGGACGGGGTCGCCTAA
- a CDS encoding sulfotransferase, with protein MQHRHVFILTPPFSGSTLLVRLLATSPQVSTFSTERGEGMNIPELREVMQPDRWDPAKPMPWDQIRRVFESHWDMTRPVLVEKGPANQLRTREIEAAFTGASFVIMMRDPYAWCESMDRRGRRRGAAGLAMGEHARRWLLHARILREEAGRLARVLRFSYEALCDDTAEVVGKLVEFVPEIGALDPARDFDVHSTFGKRHNPITNANLSALARLDAVQRREISSVLGEDPALLEYFSYELRAS; from the coding sequence ATGCAGCATCGCCACGTCTTCATCCTCACTCCCCCCTTCTCCGGTTCGACGCTGCTGGTGCGCCTGCTCGCCACGTCGCCGCAAGTCTCCACCTTCTCCACGGAACGCGGCGAGGGCATGAACATCCCGGAACTGCGCGAAGTCATGCAGCCGGACCGCTGGGACCCGGCCAAGCCAATGCCCTGGGATCAGATCCGCCGGGTGTTCGAGAGCCACTGGGACATGACGCGTCCCGTGTTGGTCGAGAAAGGTCCGGCGAACCAGCTCCGTACCCGCGAGATCGAGGCGGCGTTCACGGGCGCGAGCTTCGTCATAATGATGCGTGACCCCTACGCCTGGTGCGAGAGCATGGACCGGCGCGGGCGCCGCCGTGGCGCCGCAGGCCTTGCCATGGGCGAACACGCACGACGCTGGCTCCTTCATGCCCGCATACTCCGCGAGGAAGCCGGCCGGCTCGCGCGCGTGCTTCGCTTCTCCTATGAGGCACTCTGTGACGATACCGCCGAGGTCGTCGGCAAGCTGGTGGAGTTCGTCCCGGAGATCGGGGCGCTCGATCCGGCCCGCGATTTCGACGTGCACTCCACCTTCGGCAAGCGTCATAACCCCATCACCAACGCGAACCTGAGCGCCCTGGCGCGCCTGGATGCCGTGCAGCGGCGCGAGATCAGCAGCGTGCTCGGCGAGGACCCGGCGCTGCTGGAGTACTTCAGCTACGAACTCAGGGCCAGCTGA
- the uvrA gene encoding excinuclease ABC subunit UvrA, producing the protein MALDTIRVRGARTHNLANVDVDLPRDKLIVITGLSGSGKSSLAFDTIYAEGQRRYVESLSAYARQFLSMMEKPDVDHIEGLSPAISIEQKSTSHNPRSTVGTVTEIYDYLRLLFARAGIPRCPDHHIDLTAQTVSQMVDQVLALPEDTKLLLLAPVVHERKGEHLELLAELRAQGFVRARIDGTVVELDQAPKLDLRRKHTIEVVVDRFKVRPDVAQRLAESFETALRLADGIAHIAFMDEPKKPELTFSSKFACPVCGYSIAELEPRLFSFNNPVGACPGCDGLGVRQFFDPARVVTQPQLSLAGGAVRGWDRRNTYYFQLIQSLARHYKFDIETPFEELPEKIRRVIMQGSGSESILFSYTNERGSRSSRRHPFEGVLPNMERRYRETESMMVREELAKYLSARPCPDCEGTRLKREARNVFVAGENLPAITGRSVGDALRFFDTLQLSGNRGEIAAKIVKEIRARVSFLVNVGLDYLSLDRSAETLSGGEAQRIRLASQIGSGLVGVMYILDEPSIGLHQRDNERLLATLTRLRDIGNTVIVVEHDEDAIRRADHVLDMGPGAGVHGGKIVAQGTPEEIAADSDSVTGQYLSGRRGIPVPERRLPPDKKRMLRIKKARGNNLKAVDVEIPLGLMTCVTGVSGSGKSTLINDTLYRYAARRLNDASDEAAPSDGIEGLEKIDKIIDIDQSPIGRTPRSNPATYTGLFTPIRELFAEVPEARSRGYNPGRFSFNVKGGRCESCQGDGVIKVEMHFLPDIYVACDVCKGKRYNRETLDIRYKGKTIHEVLEMTVEDALEFFSAVPVVANKLRTLTAVGLTYVRLGQNATTLSGGEAQRVKLARELSKRDTGSTLYILDEPTTGLHFHDIEQLLGVLRQLRDGGSTVVVIEHNLDVIKTADWIVDLGPEGGAGGGRIVVTGTPEEVAAHAGSYTGQFLKPVLAPAREVRPRKTGTRR; encoded by the coding sequence ATGGCTCTCGACACCATCCGCGTCCGCGGCGCCCGTACCCACAACCTCGCCAACGTGGACGTGGACCTGCCCCGCGACAAGCTCATCGTCATCACCGGCTTGTCCGGCTCAGGCAAATCCTCCCTGGCCTTCGACACCATCTACGCCGAGGGGCAGCGCCGCTACGTGGAGTCCCTCTCCGCCTACGCCCGCCAGTTCCTCTCGATGATGGAGAAGCCGGACGTGGACCACATCGAGGGTCTGTCGCCGGCCATCTCCATCGAGCAGAAGTCCACCTCCCACAACCCCCGCTCCACCGTGGGCACGGTGACGGAGATCTACGACTACCTGCGTCTCCTGTTCGCGCGTGCCGGCATCCCTCGTTGTCCGGACCACCACATAGACCTGACCGCCCAGACCGTGAGCCAGATGGTGGACCAGGTGCTGGCGTTGCCGGAAGACACCAAGCTCCTCTTGCTGGCGCCGGTGGTGCATGAGCGCAAGGGCGAGCACCTGGAACTCCTGGCGGAGCTGCGCGCCCAGGGCTTCGTGCGCGCCCGCATCGATGGCACGGTGGTGGAGCTGGATCAGGCCCCCAAGCTGGACCTGCGCCGCAAGCACACCATCGAGGTGGTGGTGGACCGCTTCAAGGTGCGGCCGGACGTGGCCCAGCGCCTGGCAGAGTCCTTCGAGACCGCCCTGCGCCTCGCCGACGGCATCGCCCATATCGCGTTCATGGACGAGCCGAAGAAGCCCGAGCTCACCTTCTCCTCCAAGTTCGCCTGCCCGGTCTGCGGCTACTCCATCGCCGAGCTGGAGCCGCGCCTGTTCTCGTTCAACAACCCGGTAGGCGCCTGTCCCGGCTGCGACGGCCTGGGCGTGCGCCAGTTCTTCGACCCGGCGCGGGTGGTGACCCAGCCGCAGCTGTCGCTCGCCGGCGGCGCGGTGCGCGGCTGGGACCGGCGCAACACTTACTATTTCCAGCTCATCCAGAGCCTGGCACGCCACTACAAGTTCGACATCGAGACCCCCTTCGAGGAGCTGCCGGAGAAGATCCGCCGCGTCATCATGCAGGGCAGCGGCAGCGAGTCCATCCTGTTCAGCTACACCAACGAGCGCGGCAGCCGCAGCAGCCGGCGCCACCCCTTCGAGGGCGTGCTGCCCAACATGGAGCGCCGCTACCGGGAGACCGAGTCCATGATGGTGCGGGAGGAGCTCGCCAAGTACCTGAGCGCCCGTCCTTGCCCGGACTGCGAGGGCACGCGCCTGAAGCGCGAGGCACGCAACGTGTTCGTGGCGGGCGAGAACCTGCCGGCCATCACCGGTCGCTCCGTGGGCGACGCCCTCAGGTTCTTCGACACCCTTCAGCTTTCCGGCAACCGCGGCGAGATTGCGGCCAAGATCGTCAAGGAGATCCGCGCGCGGGTCTCGTTCCTGGTGAACGTGGGCCTGGACTACCTCAGCCTCGACCGCAGCGCCGAGACCCTCTCGGGCGGCGAGGCCCAGCGTATCCGCCTGGCGAGCCAGATAGGCTCGGGCCTGGTGGGCGTCATGTATATCCTGGACGAGCCCTCCATCGGCCTGCACCAGCGCGACAACGAGCGCCTGCTGGCTACCCTCACCCGCCTGCGCGACATCGGCAACACCGTGATCGTGGTGGAGCACGACGAGGATGCGATCCGGCGCGCCGACCACGTGCTGGACATGGGTCCCGGCGCCGGCGTGCACGGCGGAAAGATCGTGGCCCAGGGCACCCCGGAGGAGATCGCGGCGGACTCGGACTCCGTCACCGGCCAATACCTGTCGGGCCGTCGCGGCATCCCGGTGCCGGAGCGGCGCCTGCCGCCGGACAAGAAGCGCATGCTGCGCATCAAGAAGGCCCGCGGCAACAACCTCAAGGCCGTGGACGTGGAGATCCCGCTGGGGCTCATGACCTGCGTCACCGGCGTGTCGGGGTCGGGCAAGTCGACGCTCATCAACGACACCCTCTACCGCTACGCGGCACGACGCCTCAACGACGCCTCCGACGAGGCCGCCCCCAGCGACGGCATCGAGGGCCTGGAGAAGATCGACAAGATCATCGACATCGACCAGTCCCCCATCGGCCGCACCCCGCGCTCGAACCCTGCCACCTACACGGGGCTGTTCACGCCCATCCGCGAGCTCTTCGCCGAGGTCCCGGAAGCCCGCTCCCGCGGCTACAACCCAGGGCGTTTCAGCTTCAACGTGAAGGGCGGGCGCTGCGAGTCCTGCCAGGGCGACGGCGTGATCAAGGTGGAGATGCACTTCCTGCCGGATATCTATGTGGCCTGCGACGTGTGCAAGGGCAAGCGCTACAACCGCGAGACCCTGGACATCCGCTACAAGGGGAAGACCATCCACGAGGTGCTGGAGATGACGGTGGAGGACGCGCTGGAGTTCTTCAGCGCCGTGCCGGTGGTGGCCAACAAGCTGCGCACTCTCACCGCCGTGGGCCTCACCTACGTGCGCCTGGGGCAGAACGCCACGACCCTCTCGGGCGGCGAAGCCCAACGGGTGAAGCTGGCGCGCGAGCTCTCCAAGCGGGACACCGGCAGCACCCTCTATATATTGGACGAGCCCACCACCGGCCTGCATTTCCATGACATCGAGCAGCTCCTGGGCGTGCTCCGGCAGCTGCGGGACGGCGGCAGCACCGTGGTCGTCATCGAGCACAACCTGGACGTGATCAAGACCGCCGACTGGATCGTCGACCTCGGGCCCGAGGGCGGCGCCGGCGGCGGCCGCATCGTGGTCACGGGCACCCCGGAGGAGGTGGCGGCCCACGCCGGCTCCTATACCGGCCAGTTCCTGAAGCCGGTGCTTGCCCCGGCGCGGGAAGTGCGGCCCCGCAAGACCGGCACGCGCCGCTGA